In the genome of Acidimicrobiales bacterium, one region contains:
- a CDS encoding acyl-CoA dehydrogenase family protein: MDVRLSPEQHALQDAATKLALDLGPRTVRDLDDAERRAKLDAAVAAAGWRDLLADASVVEAALVTEVFGRHLVDVPLIETTDLTVGLALTSADLVGIMQGATDLAVNYARERRQYGQPVGAFQAVQHLLADAAVVTEGARSITLHAAWAADALDGADALAAAAAAKAYCARAARDVCETCIQVHGGIGNTWECLAHVYLRRALASIDAFGGVGPNLERVLAHGLR; this comes from the coding sequence ATGGACGTCCGCCTCTCCCCCGAGCAGCACGCCCTGCAGGACGCCGCCACCAAGTTGGCGCTCGACCTCGGGCCACGCACCGTGCGCGACCTCGACGACGCCGAGCGCCGCGCCAAGCTCGACGCCGCGGTGGCCGCCGCGGGTTGGCGCGACTTGCTCGCCGACGCGTCGGTCGTCGAAGCGGCGCTCGTCACCGAAGTCTTCGGCCGTCACCTCGTCGACGTTCCGCTGATCGAGACGACCGACCTCACCGTCGGCCTCGCGCTGACGTCGGCCGACCTCGTCGGCATCATGCAGGGGGCGACGGATCTCGCCGTCAACTACGCGCGCGAGCGCCGGCAGTACGGCCAACCGGTCGGCGCCTTTCAAGCGGTGCAGCACCTACTCGCCGACGCGGCGGTCGTGACCGAAGGCGCCCGCAGCATCACGCTGCACGCGGCGTGGGCCGCCGACGCGCTCGACGGGGCCGATGCGCTCGCGGCCGCGGCGGCGGCCAAGGCCTACTGCGCGCGTGCGGCCCGCGACGTGTGCGAGACGTGCATTCAAGTGCACGGCGGGATCGGCAACACGTGGGAGTGCCTGGCCCACGTCTACCTGCGCCGCGCCCTCGCCTCGATCGACGCCTTCGGTGGCGTCGGGCCCAACCTCGAACGGGTACTGGCGCATGGACTTCGCTGA
- a CDS encoding AMP-binding protein, producing MIHDSLVRAEPSRVFLRVGDGALTFGDVNALSDAYAVALDVAPGERVALQLTNRPEFFALVTAITKSGGAAVLLSPAWKEREVAHALAITGAPRLITDTTLPSVKEFPSPARQSLHRSEGGSEDDDAILVFSSGTTGLPKAVRHTHRSLGAATQHWVTALGLGADDRFQVATPPSHILGLLNLLAAAEAGVTVRLHPRFDLDECLRRIETDRLTLEMAVAPIALAMANHPSIEDYDLSSLRYIMWGATPVTESVAETVTKRTGVGFLPAYGASEFPVLACNPVADPLAWRLDSAGLPPRDVELRVVDLDTRAVLAPGGVGEIQARGPSVMAGYLPEDANAEGFEDGWYRTGDVGWIEDDGWVHLTDRSKEMIKVSGFQVAPAEIEAVLHGHPAVLDCAVFGLPDEQKGEVPVAVVQTDGTVTPGALQQLVADSLATYKQVRHVVVVDDIPRLPSGKVLRRTLRDEWTPKLTA from the coding sequence GTGATCCACGACTCGCTCGTGCGCGCCGAGCCGTCGCGCGTGTTCCTGCGCGTCGGCGACGGCGCCTTGACCTTCGGCGACGTCAACGCGCTGAGCGACGCGTACGCCGTCGCACTCGACGTCGCCCCCGGCGAGCGCGTCGCCCTGCAACTCACCAACCGGCCGGAGTTCTTCGCCCTCGTGACCGCCATCACGAAGTCGGGCGGCGCCGCCGTGCTCCTGTCCCCTGCATGGAAGGAACGCGAGGTCGCCCACGCGCTGGCGATCACCGGCGCCCCCCGCCTCATCACCGACACCACCCTGCCTTCTGTGAAGGAATTTCCGTCTCCTGCACGGCAAAGCCTTCACAGAAGTGAGGGGGGTAGTGAGGACGACGACGCGATCCTCGTGTTCAGTTCGGGCACGACGGGATTGCCCAAGGCGGTGCGGCACACGCACCGGAGCCTCGGCGCGGCGACGCAGCATTGGGTGACGGCGCTCGGCCTCGGCGCCGACGACCGCTTCCAGGTGGCGACTCCCCCCTCGCACATCCTGGGTCTGCTCAATCTGCTCGCCGCCGCCGAGGCCGGCGTGACCGTGCGCCTGCATCCCCGCTTCGACCTCGACGAGTGCCTGCGCCGCATCGAGACCGACCGCCTGACGCTCGAGATGGCCGTGGCCCCGATCGCGCTGGCGATGGCGAACCACCCGTCGATCGAGGACTACGACCTGTCGTCGCTGCGCTACATCATGTGGGGCGCGACTCCGGTGACCGAGAGCGTCGCCGAAACCGTCACCAAGCGCACCGGCGTCGGCTTCCTGCCGGCCTACGGCGCCAGCGAGTTTCCGGTGCTGGCGTGCAATCCGGTCGCCGACCCGCTGGCATGGCGCCTCGACTCGGCGGGCCTGCCGCCGCGCGACGTCGAGTTGCGCGTCGTCGACCTCGACACCCGCGCCGTGCTCGCCCCTGGCGGCGTCGGCGAGATCCAGGCGCGGGGCCCGTCGGTGATGGCCGGCTACCTCCCCGAAGACGCGAACGCCGAGGGCTTCGAGGACGGGTGGTACCGCACGGGCGACGTCGGCTGGATCGAAGACGACGGCTGGGTGCACCTGACGGATCGCTCGAAGGAGATGATCAAGGTGTCGGGTTTCCAGGTGGCGCCCGCGGAAATCGAAGCCGTCCTGCACGGCCATCCCGCGGTGCTCGACTGCGCGGTGTTCGGGTTGCCCGACGAACAGAAGGGCGAGGTGCCCGTCGCCGTCGTGCAGACCGACGGCACGGTAACGCCCGGCGCGCTGCAGCAACTGGTCGCCGACTCGCTGGCGACTTACAAGCAGGTGCGCCACGTGGTCGTGGTCGACGACATCCCGCGCCTGCCGTCGGGCAAGGTATTGCGCCGCACGCTGCGCGACGAGTGGACGCCGAAGCTCACCGCGTAA